The window TTCGTCTCTCTGCGTCTAATGTGGCTGAGTTACTTGCAATGGTTTTGCTAGGGTTCCAACTTGCACTTGCAACCACTTGCACAATATTCCGATCCAAGAAGTTCTTCACCATatcatatcaaaaaaataatataaaaactccACGGAACCCTAATCTGTGCCAATACCCGATAGCGCATCACTTCGTTACAATTACTTAATTGTTAATAACTGTTATCGAATCACTGTTATTTTGAGATGATCGATAAAGAAATCGGCCGGTAATACCTGCAGCTTAACAACTGTTATTAAACGTATCATGTACAGTCCGGCTACTAAAAGTATTTGTAACCTTTATGTATAAGGGTAAGTTTTTCAAtccatacttaatattataaatgtgaaactatctctctctgtccgtctgtctgtctcgctttcacgaaaaatctactgaaccgattgtaatcaAATTTGTTGCACAGATAGTCTAGAGACTTAGAAAGAGCATAGGCtacttttaaactgaaaaaaaggGTTGTGAGGGGGTAATGGTTCGATATTAAGCGGGTGGGCCTATCGGCATCATGGGTTTAGCGATAAATaagcaaaaattgtaaccatagcaactgtcagaatgccgttgttATATTCATCACATTTTGAAGTAACGAGTAAAAAACTTTGTGGAGAAGATTGCTTTTATTGCATTTATGTTGTCTGTAGGTATCGTTATCATTGATTATAAAAAGATCAGAGGCACAGCaagtaatatataaataataccagcctgtcCAATTGTTGGGTGCACGCTTCTTCTCGTAAAGAGATAGAGTCACacagaaattaaaatcaatgtttatCCTTTTACTTGTATGAATCATcttcatcaaatttattataatgaactaATCTTAATATAGGAGTATCTTAATTACGTCGCTTAAGGAAATATTCtaccaaaaaaacaatttttaaacgCAAGTAATTGTTGAAATCGCTACTTTTAAGAACATTTAAACGGAAGCGAGAGCTTTTGAAACTCAAAGAAACCAATTTTCGGAAACATACGTATGTATACTTgagtaatcatttatttcaaatcGTTTACCATATTTCGGAGCTCGACTATACCAGTAGTTATTATAAATCGTATCGGTCGTTAACTTAAGCAATATTAATTGAGGAAACCATCGCGTTTTTACACCATGATGTCAAATTGTTGTAAAAACTACAGGGCCATCTGTATTATTCATTCATAACAAATTGTCTTGGTGTCTGTTTGTGTTGATATCCAAAACTACTTAccgaaaaatgtttttcatttttattaaagttctgGGGCGGTCCCCAAAGAGTGGGACCGTTTTATGTTAATGATTTTGCAAATGTAGCTTGTATAGACGGGCTGGTATAATTTTCGTAAATTTTTCATGTGTTTCTATCATCTTCCTTAACCAACTAAGAAAAATTTTTAAAGGACTTCGACCCCCCAGGCCTATCATGATAGCATCACCCTAGTTTGGGGACCATGAAGACGatgtaatgtaatgaaaattgaaatttatgacacaataaattattcttgcTCTTATACTGTCATAGAAAAAGCCTAAGTCACTGAATTAAGCTACTAAGGTAATCAAAGCTTGAATTCCAACAATAAAGCGAGCAAAGCCACGGCcaaaagctagttaataattaatatataatatgtatatagaGGTCTGTTTGTTACCAAGTCGGATGTTGCGAAGTAAACAGCCAAAATTTAACGACAGCGCGGCGCGGAGTGatcataacatttaatattgtaaacaatatcTGATCGGCCGGAAACTATGCTTTAATAATGTTCTGTAATATAAGTATCCCACACATAGTTTGTAGAATCATCTtcctttataatattgttttaaaaaagaagacataCAACTGACATCACAAAAACTACTGAGACAAACTTGATGAATTTAGACAAATGACAGCTAGTTCACGTTAAGTATTTAGAAGATTATTTCTCACACTTTGattgatttttacttttgttttattgttggactagctgttgcccgcgactttgtccgcgtggttagaagatataagttataatttatacctgccttctatctatctatctgccttctattcagtcagcgtttgcaatgtaagcgcaaaaaatgtgttttttttttacgacctcacattagaaacctcaaaaagtagcctatgtgttattctgatgtataagctatattgtggtaaagtttcattcaaatccattcagtagtttttacgtgaaagagtaacaaacatccacacatccatacttacaaactttcgcctttataatagtagtaggattaaaattttattgattttttcgCCTCCACACCGTATCGCTACATGAAGTAATCTGTGGAAATGTTATggattgtacatttatttatcatattgttAACCTGGTGTATAAAATACTGTACAATTGTTTGTTTCcccaataaattaaaagaaataaaaaaaaaaagatttagcaggtgtttgtatttttcggaatcttataaataaaaaaatatacaaaaatcaaaatcattcaagtcacttaTTGAAATTACACTACTAAGTTGCAATTTTTGAAGGCCAAGATACATTGGACACCATTCAGTTTTGCCAACCATTCACCGCTTCCAAATCGCAAACCTCTATAGGGTTCTAGCCATCTCATTAATATGTCCCACATCATAATACCAATTAAACCATATTGTTATACATTCTACAATGGAGTCAAAGACCTGTCTCAAATATGTTTGTTGCGAGTCCACACGCGAACTCCGCAAGAGTTACGTAACTAATTATTATGCAGTACGAAACATGCGTTCCTTATCTTAATAACCGCAGATATGTTATAACAAGTTACCAGAACTATATTATTGCAGAATTTTAAAAGATTAGTCGTGGAAAGAAAAGAGAggatatgttttaaaaaacgacttaAGCATTCAGGAATTTAATCCGTGTGTCGCTGTGGctctacaaacattcaagtcacatgcgcaaagacactaAGACTCAGGGCATgcatacgtggatcacacaaatgtttgtccgggatcgaacccgcgaccgaGCAGTTTATCAGTCTAGTAAATCGTTTGTAGCTGTAGGTCTCTGATCTACGTTAACAAACCCTTGACAAATTCTAAGATGTATTGTGTTGATTCCCTTCACCGTTTTTATCAAgtgattattaatttgaaaagttttccTGACTTCTTCACAATAAAATCGGAAGTTAAATGTGCATCCCATCCCTACCTACCTAACCTATCTTTCTATAGGTTAACGAAGCTGTGTCAAATCTATTACTCTAGAATACTCTAGATCATTTAAGTAATCGAATCTCTCGTAGattcttatttacaaaataaggCTAAACTACACTGAAAATAACTGTTCTGATTCAACCTTTGAACTGCAAGTCCCGATCAATAACCTTAATTCAATTCTGTGACTGAGTGGGCGCTATCTTACCACAGCAACAAATGCCTGACGTAATACACAGTGAAAACTTGAACTTGTATGGTTTCCGTACAAACCTATGTATATGTATGAGACTACGTTACGATACGGCGAGATTTGCATCTGAAACGAAAGTAAGAGCTGAGGGCCTGACACCAAGTATTGAAGTTATAATTTTGctgttgtgaaagcgagacaacgctatacacagcgtagagcgccGTCGCTATCCCACAAATGCAACAATACTATTTCGTATTCTACagtttgtttaatattagaaatacaagcaataaaatttaatctaaatcGGTAgccattatataaataaatgttattgacattaatattttttttcctgttgGCGTGGCGGTGTACCATGGCAGCTGAACCggtggtcgtgggttcgatccaaGAGAGACATTTGTATGACAAGcagaaatgtttgttttgtatttgtgtgttattcctttgtatttaaatgttgataatTACGTCTATTAATTGCGTTTTTACCAGCACAGTCTCTGCCCAAATAGTTTTATACTTGTAGATGTACAGAAATTGTCtctatattatttcattagttACGCATGATTCATCCTTGGAATGAAGGTCAAATGTCAAGTATGGTCCAAGGTCGTTGAAAAATATCATTGGGTTATTAGATCAAACCTCATATTTAGCATTCCTCAATTGAAATCGTgcttaaattgattaaaaccCTTTCGGGGTCAATATTATAAGTTCAGGGTAGTCTAAAACGGCGTATTTTCAGTTCCACGATCACCTCAATGAGAAGTCAGCAAGCTCTTTGGAGTCCATTAGGGATGATAACTGCCCGGGCAGTGGggttgtccgaaagggttaccatGGCCCAGGTACACGAagagcaaaggaaggaacatgggtgggttttagtctgTAAAAGTTTCACACTCCCTTCTTCTGCTCAATCCAAAGCGGGAGGAGAGTTTTTGTAAATTCTATTAGTATAATGGGATGAGACCTGGTTTTGATACCATCAGACAACTCTTTTTAAGTCTTTCGGGCGATATTAGCTTTTTACGTTTTCTTCTGTTTTGCGTGGCACTAGTGGCTATATGGAAACATCTCTAGGGTTACGTTTTAAAGAGTTTTGTCtactaaatatttgaattttgccagttgatttaaatattaatttgtttatcattaACATGTAAAACTCgacattaattacattttttcccAAATATAATACAGGAAATCGAACTAAACGAATAATTAGATCTACCATCacgccaaaaaaatattaattaatcgcCCAAACAGATAAACATCAATAGGAagataatatttacacaaagtaTATCAATCAAAGTTCCATAAATCGTATAAATTAACACGAATATGATAATTATTGACATAAATAGGCGGCATTATCTCAGCGGCGTTCATTAGCATACCTTTAACTCGATTAACGGAATCGATTCAGATAGTGTCGTCAGCGCGACTCGGCCAGTGTTGTAATACAATCTGTCAGCGTGAGAATCAATCAGTCAAGGCAAACGGTACATGAACTAACTTTCCACAGCGAAGGTCAATCAAACAACGAGTTTCTccaaaaatcttataattatcattaaaataaaatcatctcAAGTTTCATTACAATATACAGAGGTTGTGTGACTTTTGTATTGAACGGCGCACCAGCAATTAGAtctagtttaattattatacgGCACGAACGTTCAATAGAAAAGCCACAGCgctactaataataaaaagcgAAATAGTTGTGCCGTTACACGCATGCAACGTTCCTCTgctcgataaaaaaataaattaaaaaaaaccgcacAAGAAAGTGAGGGTTGCGCAACCCGATATCTACATATTCATCACAATGTATCTTACAACGACGAGACTTACAACGACAGTTAACATGAAATGGCGACTGACTTAAGTTAAAAAATGActtaaatgtacaaaaatgttgaaaaattgTTAGCCATACGCGTCGCGGCTCTCTTGCTAGATGTGAGGAGTAACAGAGGCTGTGGCTCTCACAGGAAGCTGAGAATGTGCGCAATCTGTTACGTAACACATAGTACAGCAGCACGCGCTCTGTTACTCAGCGCGCCAGCAACAGCTGATGGAGTGTTGCCCGCGGTCCCCTTTCACGGCGAGATCGCTCTCCCGCGCGGCACGCAGCCGGCCCACATCTCACTGCGCGAGCAGCTCTCTTACACAGAGTCTACAATCGCATGAATGTCGATTTTGCGTGATCGGTTTGTGCCCACAACTCTGACATAACTCGAAATGAAAACTCGACCGCGACGCGCGCGCATACGCAATAAATTACGCGAATCATAAATACAatgtactaaataaattacatgtTTAAGTGATTTACGAAACTAAACACAGCGTTCCGtttcttaaaactaaatgaGCTTATGATCACATCGTTCGAGAAGGTAACTCAGTTTGTAACGCGAGGAAAACTTCGCGGAACACACGCGATGCTTCCTCGTGcgaaatagattaaaaaaaccaGCGGCCAGAACGTGAAAGGCGGTTATCCAACGTGATTAGAAAGGTGTCACGGTTGGCGCGCGCTTTCTAGCGCGAGTAGAGCGCGAGGTCCGAGATGCGgcgctggcgggcggcggcgtggAAGCCGCGCGTGCCGTCGGGGACCAGCGGCGCGCGCGGCTCCAGGCGCGGCGCGCACGACaggcgccggccgccgccgcaGTCCGCGCCCGCCAGCGAGCAGCCCGACAGGCGCCGCGCCAGCCAGCCCTCGCCGCTGCTGGCGCTGCCCGAGCTGGCCTGCGACAGGCGCCGCGAGCTGCAGTAGAACGACACGCCCGAGTCCGAGCTGTGGCTGCACGTGGACGGCCGCCGCGGCACCCACGTCTGGATCTCCGGCGAGCGCGGCGCGAAGAACCCGCTCGAGTTCCGCCGGTAGTACGGAGTCCCGTAGCGGTAGTCGTACTCCGCCTCGGAGCCGCTGCAGCACGACGAGTACTCGCACTcgtggcggcgcggcggcggccggcgcgctGGGGCCTTCCTCTTGGGCTCTCTAGGGACACCGTTCAACTCATACACTCTCATGCCGTCGTCCTCAGGGTTCTGAAGGCGCAGCGCTTCTCTCGCTGATTCAGATTCAGTGAACTCAACTAACGCACACACACAATTAACCAAACTAGGGTTCTTGTTGAGGAACTGACGAACGTCCGCAGGCACCGGATTGCCGGGGCGCAGCACCCTCACGAGCGCTATCTCGCCGCAGCTCGCGAACAGCCGCGACACATTCTCTACGGAGGGACGCTCGATGGGCATCCGCACGGCCACCACAGTCCTAGACGGTGTAGTTTCATCGTACGCCGGAAGCGGGTCTATCCTGCGTAGTTTTGTTCCCAATTCATTAATTTCTAACTTTGTAGACCGCTTGAGTGCTTCGGCGACCACTCTCCAGTCCTTAGTGAGGTGCTTGACTCGCTTGAAGCTGGAGATCAGTTTAAGGGACACGTACCCTTCCTTGTTCCTCCTGACGTGCTTCAGAAGGAAGGCGTCCTTGGTGATGTTGGCGTCGGAGAAGTAGAACTCGACCTGCGAGACGATCCTGTGCGCGAGCTCGTCGTCGGGCGGCGTGTAGGGCGGCTCCTGCTGTTCGGCGGTGACTTCGCAGCCGGAGTCCTTGCCGCCGCCGGAGCCCGTGTCCGAGGCGGAGTCGGACAGGTCGGCGTGGTCGTCGGTGGATGGGCGGCGGTCGTGGGCGATGCCCTCGTCGGGCTCGGGCAGTCCGTGGCTGGGAGGGGTCCCCTCCATGTCGGCGTGATGTGAGACACACTATTGCATTACAGGAGCGCGGTGCTCGCTCGGAGTCGCGATGTAGACTGCGGGCGCGCGGCGCAGACGCCACTCTTTTATAATGTCGGGGGGATGCGCGAGTAAAAGGCGAAGCATTCGGAAACGATACGAGATGACATTGCCAGACTACGCGACGCTGGAGCGAGTGTATCACACGCGCTAATCACAGGGATATTATGGAAAGAGGTTAGCTCTATTAATGTTATGCGTATAGTCACGCGAGTCGGTCAGTGTTTGGGCGGGCCGCACGCAACGGGAGCACGCTAGTCTTACAGCATGCATTCTAATTCAAAACATAATTGGGAACAATGATTGCAAACTGTAATAAaatcgataattatttattctgatgCATTGTGGAAACTTAATGTTATTGTACTTGTTATGTGATCAGATTATGATGCAAAACGGACAAGGTCTCGGTAACTTCGTTTGTTATCAACATGAGTGGAATAAGTATCTATCTGCCTTCAGTTTTTGTTTCACGATTCATTAATTCGTATTTAATACGTTGTAAAGATAACAatggtttttattgttttattcacaTTGTTGAGtatattaattctaaattaGATGTTTAACCTCCttacgaaaattttaaattcaataaatatccATTGTCTATGAAATTATTACGTACAAAAAGTTACAATTTAAGAAATAACTAAcgttactaaaattaaatgttataaaatatattttttgataataattaaaactgttagtTATAGAAATCTAAAAGGTATTAAAATCATGCTTTATTTGAGCATGATTTCTTACAATCTTACTCCATTTTACACCAATAAAGTTAAGAATGTTTCTGCACTTCAAATCATTATtgtttaatgatattaaaaccaataaacattaacaaaagtGTAGGGACAACTTTTAAGACATTAATCGTAATTATCGCAattctcattttaataattattcatctCATACATGGGTACAACTCTGCCATACAGATAAATATGACTAGAAATTAGAATAGCTAAGGGTTAACATTGATGGGACCTGAAATGcatggaaattacattttcttttttctacgTCACGTAAGACCTGTCACTCCcatatatttaactaaaatctGTAAGCATTCTGTAAGCGTGTTCCCAATAGGATATCTATTTGATTAAATCTTAATTACAAATTTGGTAAGTCAGTCAGACAgaaagtcaaaaaaataaaatacgtattttcattttatagaaaaaagcCCTTCATGGTGCGGGGggctaaataaaaatgcttaaaaaaaaaaagcatactggtaagtgacgtcacaggagattttaaatcaattccattatttgtttacgaaacaaaaacaaaatacgtatCTAATATTTTCTGGAAATCTATCTGATGTACTAAACAGATTTCTTTTGTCAAATACCTGATTAGAATTCTCTTAGTCAGCaagtaaactaaataaatctaGATCTGTTTAACAGTATCATACGTAAGCAAGATCTAGGTCTCTGTGTGGGTGTCATCGATTTTTTACGCAATCCTACGAATATCACGCCACTAGTTTACGCATAAcctataacaaaataacaagatTACCGCCGACTCCGTTGTGTCACTCATAATTAGATTTAACGGTGGATAAGTCGGTGTTTCCAATACACGGATTATGTAACTCTAACTGAACACTCACTGTGTGTAACTGAACGCTGGGTTTAGTTCATCAACCTAAATTTAAGGGTGACAGTAACAGCCCTGTTGGTCGGAGGACAATACGGGTAAGGGtcatattttgattatttttattcttagcTTGTTGTCAACTAGTAACAAAgttcctaaataaaaaaaaaatatcaggcattatctttaaaattctGTTCATTAAAAAATCCCTGGATTTGCAAAAGAGGTAACGACCTTTGAGTTTGTTTGTGTCTACTAGTCGAGTTATTTTAAGGTGATGTCGCCTCTAGCAAAGATGGCCTAGCAACAGATTAAACTAAAtcacttaatttttataattacttttgtaaaataactcTCGTATGGGACTACTATAACGAATTTTACCTTTATGTCGTGTCAAAACACGCAAAGGCAGGCTCGGAGGTCAGAACTATTTTTCGTGAATCAGACGCATGCTTGTTCAaagggatcaaacccgcgacatgtcgcgcacagtaacctgtaccactcggctatccatgcattTCTTGGGCGTATTGCGTCTCTTTTGCGTgctaattacaaaattacttaTAAAACTGTTACAGTTTTGAATCCCGGATCTAACGATGTGAGGAAATGAATGGTAACATTGTAAGTTAACAAAGaacttcattataaaattaaattaacttgtcAATAAAATAAGCTTAACGGCATTAAGAAATGGTTGTATTTACATAACGCATATCATTGAAGATTgctatcattaaaatatagaCAAAAAGACTGGGATGTCaaacgtgttttatttttttcaacacaaACTTTTCTTAGGGAACTTTTATACAACCGAACTTTTTAGAGGTGAATAAGttcaaatgtatgtaatttgggtcaatttatttatttaatacatgtttcagggtttttaaatttctaaggGCTAACCTCCGGGTCATTTTCCCATACTGCttatatgagaaaaaaaaatacgtacgaaaatacatatttcatttagaaactgaaataaaaataattacctaggTATTTATTGAAATCGAGTACAACCATTAAACGGCATTCATAAGTTATTATTGTAGAGCCTTTCTTACAAAACAAAGACGATATGTTATATCCCAATatccgaaaaatattttattaccgaTTTAAGATAGTGACCCAATTTCAAAAAGCAAAGTGGAAGAAAAAAAGCCGTCCTCGACAGGGCGTTTACAAGTCCACCCTGACATAACCGCCAAATAAACTGGGTTACATAATACGGCTTCCTGCCACACACCTCCTATTGATTTATTAACATCGTAAGATAATAATGATTACAGATATAAGTGGCTTGCTTCCGTAAACGATTATACTActaaaagattattattttatccgGGTGGTTACAGTTTGAGTTAAGCCTTAGGGTATGATTGTGACTTTTATTGTCcgtatacaaaatgtaaaagtGGAACCCTTAATATTAATTCACTGCAGTCTGTCCATGTGTGTCACCTGATTGTGTCTCATGAACTATGATAGCTTGAAATGTTCCtagatgtatttctgttgttgctttttttatttattgttttaaatcataTTGTTAGGgtcatacatttaaaattattcgtatAACTGAGTTAGATGCTTTCATAATTACAATATgaatgataaaagtaaaaaaaatgcagagttaaaaaaaataactataataagtaCGACAGCTCATGATGGACTTCGGTTGGCTACGAAACTGGTCCTGCGATCATTATAaaaggttttcaaataaattatcagGAAAGTCCCATTAACGTCTTCCTTCCCATACTAATATCAGATCCCACTACCCTAACATTCATTACCCAAAGCATCACTTTCCACCACATCACTCATTCAGAACCTCCCACATCACCACAGTGTTTAGTATGCTCCCGGCATCGTCGCGGGGAGGTCAAGCATCAAGATCTTGGCCACAACCAGTGTTATTTGCGAGTGTCGGCCTCGAATCCGCGGTAACCTAACAACACTCATGTTTATAAGAAAATCTGGTGGAAAGATGACGTTTATTGTGTgactacatttaattttagatgatgGTTTTGCACCGTCTAAATTTCTAGCTATGTCGCAATGATAGAGCATTTAatgcagttttgtttttatttattacctatattacatttatacacatTTATCTTAGAATCTTGTGTGTTGACTATTGAACAATTTTATTCGATACATTTTACAAGAACAGCTTAGCTTGTTTGTTCatcctttataaataaatctggacaacatcacatacccagacccgagacaatgtacaaatgtgaatttttacattgacccgactggggatcgaacccgggacctcagagctagcgacaccttgaaaccggtgcgtacgccactcgaccacggagatcgtcttaaattattgattaaatgaACATAATTTTAAGCAGAATTACTTGCCCAAACTTAATCTAGCTACATTTTAAGTCTATCTACTCCCTAGACATGATTAATGATGGTAGTTCATTGACAGAGTCCGTCCTTGCTCAGCACTTCCTGATGCAGTAATTGCACTCGCGTTTTCCTCCTTCAGTTTACggaaataaatactattatagTATATAAGCTATTTTCGTAATCTATACTAGTattgtagagtttgtttgtttgaacgcgtttaGCTCAGGCACGGCTGGTCccatttgaaaaaatctttcagtgttagatatCGTATTTATAAAGGCTATAGGATAAATATCACGCTATTATTAATAGGAGTAGAGCAGAAatgtatgttacaaaaaacGGGGAGAAAGCGAGAAAAATGAAGGGAAGACAGGAaattaaaatctcgtgtgacgtcacgagataaaaatatacctactatgtgctaatcctggttataaactatcggTTTACCAAGTTTCGTGGTTGTtgggtgaaagaggaacaaacatccatacattaatatacttatacacaaaaagtttcgcttttataaaattaggtaCTAAGATAAGTAGGATGACCAGGGGCAACATTTGCCAAGTACGGGCTAATGTgtgtaaaataatagaaaaaaccTAAATACGCACTTTAttaatgtcactccattcaaagtttatcaaaatcggtccagccgtttttatgtTGCATATCATCAGGtatgaagctaccctgaaaatttcagctcgCTGGCTTATCAGGaactgcctcaaaattgagttacaagtatccaaccggaacaacaaac is drawn from Trichoplusia ni isolate ovarian cell line Hi5 chromosome 18, tn1, whole genome shotgun sequence and contains these coding sequences:
- the LOC113503091 gene encoding la-related protein 6 — protein: MEGTPPSHGLPEPDEGIAHDRRPSTDDHADLSDSASDTGSGGGKDSGCEVTAEQQEPPYTPPDDELAHRIVSQVEFYFSDANITKDAFLLKHVRRNKEGYVSLKLISSFKRVKHLTKDWRVVAEALKRSTKLEINELGTKLRRIDPLPAYDETTPSRTVVAVRMPIERPSVENVSRLFASCGEIALVRVLRPGNPVPADVRQFLNKNPSLVNCVCALVEFTESESAREALRLQNPEDDGMRVYELNGVPREPKRKAPARRPPPRRHECEYSSCCSGSEAEYDYRYGTPYYRRNSSGFFAPRSPEIQTWVPRRPSTCSHSSDSGVSFYCSSRRLSQASSGSASSGEGWLARRLSGCSLAGADCGGGRRLSCAPRLEPRAPLVPDGTRGFHAAARQRRISDLALYSR